The Candidatus Hydrogenedentota bacterium DNA window CGTGGCCCGTGCATTCCGCGAACTCTTCGACTTCGATTATGTGAGCGAGCAGATGATTTCCGACGGAGCACTCCCGCGCTACAAAATCCTCGTATTTGCCTGGGGACCTGTCACGGAAAAGCCGGTTCTTGAACGCATCGACCAATGGGTTCGTAACGGCGGTACCGTAATCTTTGGACCGCGCTCGCGGGGCAACCCGATCACGGTCGAAGGCGACTCGTCGATCTGTGACCGCTGGTTAGCGGGCGACACCGGCAAGGGACGCGCCATCGTGTGGCACGGCGACCTGATTCCATCCGGCTATTTCGCGGAATTCGTACGCGATATCATCACCCGTACGGAATCCGTCAACCCCAGGGTGCGAGCGGCGGCTAAGATGGATAAGCCCAATACCGTCTTCTGGAGTGTTCTGGAGAACGGCAAGGTTGCCATGCTGAACTTCAACGGCAAACCCGCAACCGTCAAGTTAGCGTCCGGTAAGGTGGTAACGATGGGGCCGTATGAACCAATGATGGTGGAGTGACCGTCAGAGGTTTTTGCGCCAGATCGAAAGTACGATCAACGAAGCCGTTACGAAGCGTAGAAAATAGAGGGCCGGCACACCCTCGCCGGGTTTCTCGAGGCAGGCAACCACGCATCGGCTGATTGCTTCCGCGCCAAAGAAAACCGAAAAGGCGAGAAAGAGCCGGTCCCTTGTTTTTGTCCAGAACTTGAGAAAATATAGGCACGCACACACAGATGTTGCACTCAGAACGCCGAGCAGGAAGGTTATTAGGACGCGCATACCTTAGTTGCTCTCCCAAATCAATCCATATAAAAGCGAACCCATGCCTGCGATGCCGCACATCAGGCGAACCGGGTGAAGATCGACGTGTGGCACAAGAATAAGGTCTACGAAGACCAGCGCATTCGAGATACACAGAAAACAGAAACAGATGCCGCTCCATAGCAGCAGCGGTACATGGTTCCGCCCGAAAGCTCGCAAGAGCAGATATGCGCATGCAGCCATGGTCAGCGCACAGAGAATATGGATGATGCCGGGGATCATTTCTTGTCCTTCGTCACACGAAACGCGCGCGCAAATTCTAGTACAGCTCGGGGCGCTTTAGAGTGGATCATCTGAGTTACGAGCATCAAATGCGAGCGATATGCCTGCTCCAACTGGATTGTTGTTTCTCGTAGTTCGGCCGTCTCGGGCCTAAAGCGGTAGCGGACAACCTCGGTATCATTGACGGCTGCGACCAACCGTTTACTCTTCAGGTCCGCAACGATGGCCGAAGCCACTTCAGGTGAGAGATATAGCCTGTCTGCGAGCTCAACGGCTGTCCAACTATGATCTTCGAATCGAAAAAGCAGCAGTAGGCATTCCAGTTCCGGTACCGAATCGATGGCCGCTTCTATGAAACGCCTGACCGGGTCGGGAACCGGACTCACCTCGAACTGCCCCGGACCTCGCTGCTACCAACTCCAACTCTAGGCGAGAGCAAGCGTTCAACAGCTGAGCCTACGTTCTCGAAGAATGCATCCAGTTCCACCGGCTTGATGATGTAAGCGCTGATTCCCAGGCGCGAAGCGCGGTCACGGTCCCGCGGTGATTCTGATGACGTCAGGACGGCAACCGGCACGCCGGCCATTCGCGGCGCGTGGCGCACTGTCTCCAATACTTCGACCCCTTCGCCTCGCGGCAGATTCAGGTCAAGCAACACCGCATCCGGGGTAGGGAAGTTGTCGTCTCGGAGTGCGGACAAAGCCTCCGGTATGTCGCTGAAGCACGTCAGCTCCGCTTCTATGCTGCGGGCGCGTAGTGCTTCCTTGACCAGAAACAAATCGTGCGGGTTATCTTCAACAAGAACAATCCTCTTGAGTGTCATTTCGAGCTCCATGTGATGTCATCCCGCTGCGGGTAGAGAGAACTTGAACGACGAACCAACACCCGGCTGCGACTCGACCCAGATCCGGCCACCCATTCGTTCCACCGCCGTCTTGCAGATCGCAAGGCCAATGCCTGTGCCGGGGTACCGATTTGGATGCAAACGCCGGAATACCCCAAAGATGCGTTCCTGATATGGCGCTTCAACGCCGATTCCGTTGTCCCTCACCGTGATGATGCACTCCCTCCCCTTGATCTCACCCGTAATTTCGATTTCTGGCGTATCCTCCCGGCGGTATTTGATTCCGTTTCCAATCAGATTCTGAAATACCTGTATCAGCAGTACCTCCACTCCCATTACAGCCGGCAGATCTCCGCAATGCATCCGAGCCCCCGATTGCTGAATCGCTTCCGGCAGCAGTGCAATGGCTTTGCACAATGCGAGGTTGCTGTCCACCACCTGACGCTCATATTGGCCTGCCTCCGATGCCTGCATATACTGCCGCAACGCCGCTAGTAACTCATTCATACGTAGCGCGCCGCTTTGTACTATGCCGAGAAACTCACGCGATCGTTGACTGAGGTCGGGCTGCTCTCGCGACAGCATCTGGCTGAAACTGATTACCATGCGCAGCGGCTCCTGCAAATCGTGGCTGGCAGCCCAGGCAAACTGGCGCAATGCTTCGTTCGATCGAAGTAATTCGGCTGTTCTTTCGGCGACGCGGCGCTCCAGTTCCGAATTCAGGCTCATGATCTTCGATTCCGCTTCCCGCCTCTCGGTAATATCGCGGATCACCGTCGTAATCAGAACCCCCTCTTTCGTCTCGAGGGGACTTACGCTTAACTCCACCGGAAAGGTAGTTCCGTCGCGGCGCACACCAACTAACTGCGCCGTTTCGCGATTGGCAGCCAGTACGGCTGCGGACGACCTCGCAAATTCGTTCGAGAACGGCCAGGCCGGCACCAGAATTGTAATCTGATGGCCAAGAAGCCGCCCGCGTTCATACCCGAACAATTCAAGCGTCCTTGAATTGACCAGCGTGATCTCACCGTCGGCGTGAGTAATGACGGTCGCATCCGGGGCAGCCTCGAGCAGCGAGCGGAACTTCTGCTCAGCCTTCGTGAGCACCTCGGTCTGTTCGCGTAGCAACTGCGTGTTGCGCGCGAGTTCTACGAACACCGATACTTTCGAACGGAGAATTTCCGGCACAATCGGCTTGAACAGAAAATCCACGGCGCCCAAGTCATAGCCCCGAAATAACTGGGCGTCGCTGCGATAGCCCGTAAGGAATAGGATCGGCGTATGGCGGTTACGCCACCTGGAGCGGATGAGTTCCGCTGTTTCAAATCCGTCCATCTCCGGCATCTTCACGTCCAGCAGGATCGCTGCGAAATCATCATCCTCGAGTACGTGTCGTAGGGCCTCGGCTCCCGATCCTGCCATTAATAGTTCGTCGGCAAGCCCCTGCAGTGTTGCCTCGAGCGAGACCAATGTGTCCGGATTGTCGTCCACCAGCAACAGGCGAATCTTCCGCTTGGAAGAGGATTCGTTTCCGCCCTTCTGGTCGAACGATCGAGATA harbors:
- a CDS encoding response regulator, whose protein sequence is MTLKRIVLVEDNPHDLFLVKEALRARSIEAELTCFSDIPEALSALRDDNFPTPDAVLLDLNLPRGEGVEVLETVRHAPRMAGVPVAVLTSSESPRDRDRASRLGISAYIIKPVELDAFFENVGSAVERLLSPRVGVGSSEVRGSSR
- a CDS encoding PAS domain S-box protein, which encodes MNTTGVDRVSRSFDQKGGNESSSKRKIRLLLVDDNPDTLVSLEATLQGLADELLMAGSGAEALRHVLEDDDFAAILLDVKMPEMDGFETAELIRSRWRNRHTPILFLTGYRSDAQLFRGYDLGAVDFLFKPIVPEILRSKVSVFVELARNTQLLREQTEVLTKAEQKFRSLLEAAPDATVITHADGEITLVNSRTLELFGYERGRLLGHQITILVPAWPFSNEFARSSAAVLAANRETAQLVGVRRDGTTFPVELSVSPLETKEGVLITTVIRDITERREAESKIMSLNSELERRVAERTAELLRSNEALRQFAWAASHDLQEPLRMVISFSQMLSREQPDLSQRSREFLGIVQSGALRMNELLAALRQYMQASEAGQYERQVVDSNLALCKAIALLPEAIQQSGARMHCGDLPAVMGVEVLLIQVFQNLIGNGIKYRREDTPEIEITGEIKGRECIITVRDNGIGVEAPYQERIFGVFRRLHPNRYPGTGIGLAICKTAVERMGGRIWVESQPGVGSSFKFSLPAAG